The nucleotide sequence TCAATATTCTCTTCTTTTTTGCTATGTGGAAAATAATACTATTATGTATTTAAAATATAAAAAATAATTTTATCGTACTTAGAATACCACAGGTTTTACCTGTGGTTACGGAAAGCTTATAGATATGAGTAGAAAAAAGAAAAACCCCAATATAAAATAGAAGTGGGTTTGCCAACAACAACTAAAGTATATTGGAGGTGTGTCCAAAGTGGACAATAGTAGTTTAGCACATAGCAAGTAGAATTGTAAATATCATATAGTTTTTGCAACAAAGTATAGAAGACAAATAATATGGAAAAATAAAAGCGGATATAGGAATAATACTGAGAAAATTATGTGAGCAAAAAGGTGTAGAAATTATTGAGGCTAATGCATGCAAAGATCATATACATATGCTAGTAAGTATACCACTTAAATTAAGTGTATAGTAATTTATGGGATATTTAAAAGTGAAAAGTTCACTGATGATTTTTGATAGACATGCAAATTTAAAATATAGATATGGTAATAGGCGATTTTGGTGTAAAGGATACTAAGTTGATACTGTAGAAAGGAGTAGAAAAGTCATAGAAGAATATATAAAAAATCAAATACAAGAAGATTTTGCATATGAACAGATAAGTTTAAAAGAATATATTGAACCGTTTAACGGGTAGTTATGATTGGCTTGCATTTTAACTGAACAGGAGTATTATTTTAGTAAGGATTTTTTGGGATAAATTGGTAATAAGTAAAATATAATTAATATAATTTAAAATTTAACTATGGGGATAAATTTAGTATGTTTTTAAGTTAATAACATTTGCTTCCTAATTTTTTATATAGTTATTAGATTAAGAAGCAAAGTTTATTAAAATATAATAAATGGAGGGATTTTTATGAAATTAGTAAATCCAGTAGGAAGAGATTTAACTGAACTAGAAACAGAGGCTTATAGTTGTCATTGTGTATGTTCTTCGGCTTCATATAAAGCGCAGAGTCGTGGGTTTGATGAAGTGTATGA is from Clostridium acetobutylicum ATCC 824 and encodes:
- a CDS encoding CA_C0660 family putative sactipeptide bacteriocin — translated: MKLVNPVGRDLTELETEAYSCHCVCSSASYKAQSRGFDEVYDSCECDNWEYETNLYEVSTYGIRKNN